The Flavobacterium sp. HJ-32-4 genome contains a region encoding:
- a CDS encoding DUF1573 domain-containing protein, with protein sequence MKKNIFLLSVLSVFALTTASAQESSKKTVTKKQANTTVEAPKPAVTGPGIVFENETIDYGTIEFKADGKREFVFTNNGTEPLIIKNAQGSCGCTVPTWPKDPIAPGAKGVIGVKYATERVGSFTKTVTLTTNASETPKVLTIKGTVKPDPNAAQPAPAAAPATKS encoded by the coding sequence ATGAAAAAGAATATTTTTCTTTTATCCGTTCTGTCGGTTTTTGCCCTGACAACGGCTTCTGCACAGGAGTCCAGCAAGAAAACCGTCACAAAAAAACAAGCCAATACAACAGTAGAGGCGCCTAAACCGGCGGTTACAGGTCCTGGCATCGTTTTCGAAAACGAAACCATCGACTACGGAACAATCGAGTTCAAGGCAGATGGCAAGCGCGAGTTCGTGTTCACTAACAACGGAACCGAGCCGCTGATCATCAAAAATGCACAAGGCTCTTGCGGCTGTACCGTTCCGACGTGGCCAAAAGACCCAATCGCTCCAGGCGCGAAAGGTGTAATCGGTGTGAAATATGCTACGGAAAGAGTAGGATCGTTCACCAAAACCGTTACCCTTACGACCAATGCTTCTGAAACACCAAAAGTGTTGACAATCAAAGGAACCGTAAAGCCTGATCCAAACGCAGCGCAACCAGCTCCGGCTGCTGCACCTGCTACAAAAAGCTAA
- the mutS gene encoding DNA mismatch repair protein MutS produces MSAKEKAAKETPLMKQYNEIKAKYPDACLLFRVGDFYETFGEDAIRASRILGIILTKRGNGSESETALAGFPHHSLNTYLPKLVKAGLRVAICDQLEDPKMTKTIVKRGVTELVTPGVAFNDEVLQSKSNNFLASVSFGKKQLGVAFLDVTTGEFLTAQGTPDYIDKLLRNFSPSEILVPKQCKSAFREAFGDDHHLFFLEDWVYKDDYAVETLTRHFKTNSLKGFGVDDLSDGIVASGAILYYLSETRHDRLQHISALQRIAEDAYVWMDRFTIRNLELYGSTNPNAVTLLDVIDRTLSPMGGRLLKRWLALPLKDIVKIRERHAVVRYFKEQPDTLRALQQQIRLISDLERLISKLATGKVSPREVIYLCDSLDAILPIKEMALKSGNEALRFMGDNLHGCELLREKIRATLHPDAPVAIAKGNAIAAGVHPDLDELRSISTSGKEVLERIESREAERTGIASLKISFNNVFGYYIEVRNTHKDKVPTEWIRKQTLVNAERYITEELKEYETKILGAEEKIHKLETELFEQLVHWIATYIKPVQLNAHLIAQLDCLASFAQLALDQHYTEPLIDDSFELEIKGGRHPVIEKQLPVGTSYISNDVFLDREAQQIIMITGPNMSGKSAILRQTALIVLLAQMGCFVPADEVRMGMVDKIFTRVGASDNISMGESTFMVEMNETASILNNLSDRSLVLLDEIGRGTSTYDGISIAWAIAEYLHEHPGRPKTLFATHYHELNEMTDILPRIRNFNVSVKELKDNVLFLRKLIEGGSAHSFGIHVARMAGMPQTVVAKAQKLLKKLEKNHSGDALNGIRSEKEEMQLSFFNLDDPLLEEIRDEIVNLDINTLTPVEALMKLNEIRRMLVKK; encoded by the coding sequence TTGTCAGCAAAGGAAAAAGCCGCGAAAGAAACGCCCCTGATGAAGCAGTATAACGAGATCAAGGCCAAGTATCCCGATGCCTGCCTCTTGTTTCGCGTGGGCGATTTTTACGAAACCTTTGGAGAAGATGCCATCCGGGCCTCGCGCATCCTCGGTATCATCCTGACAAAACGGGGGAACGGAAGCGAAAGTGAGACGGCACTGGCCGGGTTTCCGCATCATTCCCTGAACACCTATCTCCCCAAACTGGTAAAAGCCGGACTCCGTGTCGCCATCTGCGACCAATTGGAGGATCCCAAAATGACCAAAACAATCGTCAAGCGCGGCGTTACGGAATTGGTCACACCGGGTGTGGCGTTCAATGACGAGGTATTGCAGTCGAAATCGAACAACTTCCTGGCGTCGGTGAGTTTTGGAAAGAAACAACTCGGCGTCGCTTTTCTGGATGTCACCACCGGCGAATTCCTGACTGCACAGGGCACCCCGGACTATATCGACAAGCTCCTCCGGAATTTCAGTCCGAGCGAAATCCTCGTCCCTAAACAATGTAAATCTGCGTTTCGCGAGGCGTTTGGCGACGACCACCATCTGTTTTTCCTCGAAGATTGGGTGTACAAAGACGACTACGCGGTAGAGACCCTTACCCGGCATTTCAAGACGAATTCCCTGAAGGGTTTTGGCGTGGATGACCTTTCCGACGGCATCGTTGCCTCGGGTGCCATCCTGTATTATTTATCGGAGACGCGCCACGACCGCCTGCAACATATTTCCGCTTTACAGCGCATCGCAGAGGATGCCTATGTTTGGATGGATCGTTTCACCATCCGCAACCTCGAGCTGTATGGCAGCACCAATCCAAACGCGGTCACCCTGCTCGACGTCATCGACCGGACGCTGTCGCCTATGGGCGGACGCCTGCTGAAACGCTGGCTGGCGCTTCCTTTGAAAGACATCGTGAAAATACGGGAACGACATGCCGTGGTGCGGTATTTCAAGGAACAGCCCGACACGCTCCGGGCGTTGCAGCAACAGATCCGGCTCATTTCGGATCTGGAGCGACTGATCTCGAAATTGGCAACCGGGAAAGTGAGTCCACGGGAAGTCATCTACCTTTGTGATTCACTCGACGCTATCCTCCCTATCAAGGAAATGGCGCTGAAAAGCGGGAATGAGGCGCTTCGTTTTATGGGCGACAATTTACACGGATGCGAATTGCTGCGGGAGAAGATACGCGCTACCCTGCATCCGGACGCGCCGGTAGCCATTGCAAAAGGAAATGCCATCGCGGCGGGCGTACATCCGGACCTTGACGAACTCCGCTCGATTTCCACATCCGGCAAGGAGGTGCTCGAACGGATCGAAAGCCGGGAAGCAGAACGCACGGGCATCGCCTCGCTCAAGATTTCATTCAACAACGTATTCGGTTACTATATTGAAGTCCGGAACACGCATAAAGATAAAGTCCCAACCGAATGGATCCGCAAGCAAACCCTGGTGAATGCCGAGCGCTACATCACCGAGGAACTGAAGGAATATGAAACGAAGATACTCGGGGCGGAGGAAAAAATCCACAAACTCGAAACCGAGCTGTTCGAGCAATTAGTGCATTGGATTGCTACGTACATCAAACCCGTGCAACTCAACGCCCACCTCATCGCGCAACTCGACTGTCTGGCGTCGTTTGCCCAGTTGGCCCTTGACCAGCACTATACCGAGCCGTTGATAGACGATTCGTTCGAACTCGAAATCAAAGGAGGCCGGCACCCGGTGATCGAAAAACAACTTCCGGTCGGCACCTCGTACATCAGTAACGATGTGTTTCTTGACCGCGAGGCGCAGCAGATCATCATGATTACCGGACCGAACATGTCGGGTAAATCCGCCATACTGCGACAGACGGCGCTGATTGTGCTGTTGGCCCAGATGGGATGCTTCGTTCCGGCAGACGAGGTACGCATGGGCATGGTGGACAAAATTTTCACGCGGGTAGGTGCCTCCGACAACATCTCGATGGGCGAATCGACATTTATGGTCGAGATGAACGAAACGGCGTCGATCCTCAACAACCTCTCGGACCGTAGTCTGGTGTTGCTCGATGAAATCGGACGGGGTACCAGCACCTACGATGGCATTTCGATTGCGTGGGCCATTGCCGAATACCTGCACGAGCACCCCGGACGACCGAAAACGCTGTTTGCGACGCATTACCACGAGTTGAATGAGATGACGGATATTTTGCCGCGGATCCGCAACTTCAACGTATCGGTCAAAGAACTGAAAGACAATGTGTTGTTCTTACGGAAACTGATAGAAGGCGGCAGCGCCCACAGCTTCGGTATCCATGTGGCGCGTATGGCCGGCATGCCGCAAACGGTAGTGGCAAAGGCGCAGAAACTCCTCAAGAAACTCGAAAAGAACCATTCAGGTGACGCGCTGAACGGCATCCGGAGTGAAAAGGAAGAAATGCAATTGAGCTTCTTTAACCTTGACGATCCGCTGTTGGAGGAGATTCGTGATGAGATTGTGAATCTTGATATCAATACCCTAACGCCGGTTGAAGCGTTGATGAAACTGAACGAGATTCGCCGGATGCTGGTGAAGAAATAA
- the folK gene encoding 2-amino-4-hydroxy-6-hydroxymethyldihydropteridine diphosphokinase, giving the protein MNLQHRVILSLGSNEGDRLASLDSAIARIHAEIGTVIRVSGVYESPAWGFEGGDFLNVAILVHTLKKPSVVLKSVLGIEKKAGRIRTGTYSSRPIDIDILTWDDEVMDTPQLSVPHPRMATRDFVLFPLRDILPDFVHPVSGATVDDLIRALPESHCRHVGTPQLPGNGFPFGNFSYIAIEGNIGAGKTTLTTRIAEDFNAKTVLERFADNPFLPKFYKDQPRYAFPLEMSFLADRYQQLSDDIAQFDLFRDFIVSDYHVFKSLIFAKVTLAEDEYRLYRKLFDIIYREMPRPDLYVYLYQDTERLLANIRKRGRAYEQEIPAEYLEKINKGYLDFIKSQQGMNILVIDVSKLDFVKNQKDYLFILDEIRKKVLSATS; this is encoded by the coding sequence ATGAACCTGCAACACCGCGTCATCCTGTCGCTGGGCAGCAATGAAGGCGACCGGCTTGCGTCGCTTGATTCCGCCATCGCCCGGATTCATGCCGAGATCGGGACCGTCATTCGGGTTTCAGGCGTATACGAGTCGCCTGCGTGGGGCTTCGAAGGCGGTGATTTCTTAAATGTTGCCATCCTAGTGCATACCCTCAAGAAACCATCGGTCGTGCTGAAAAGTGTGTTAGGGATCGAAAAGAAAGCAGGACGCATCCGGACGGGCACCTACTCATCACGACCCATCGATATTGACATCCTTACCTGGGATGATGAAGTGATGGATACCCCGCAACTGTCGGTTCCGCATCCGCGGATGGCGACCCGTGATTTTGTGTTGTTTCCACTACGCGACATCCTGCCGGATTTTGTGCATCCTGTTTCAGGGGCAACGGTTGATGACCTTATCAGAGCACTTCCGGAATCCCATTGTCGCCATGTCGGAACGCCACAGTTACCCGGAAACGGATTCCCATTCGGCAACTTCAGTTATATCGCGATCGAAGGGAACATCGGGGCCGGAAAAACCACCCTTACCACCCGCATCGCCGAGGATTTCAATGCCAAAACCGTGCTGGAGCGTTTTGCCGACAACCCCTTCCTGCCGAAGTTTTATAAAGACCAGCCGCGGTATGCCTTCCCTTTGGAAATGTCGTTTCTGGCCGATCGCTACCAGCAGTTATCGGATGACATTGCGCAGTTCGACCTCTTCCGCGACTTCATCGTATCGGATTACCACGTCTTCAAATCGCTGATTTTCGCCAAGGTGACACTGGCAGAGGACGAGTACCGCCTTTACCGAAAACTGTTCGATATTATTTACCGGGAAATGCCGCGACCTGATCTTTACGTATACTTATACCAGGACACCGAACGGTTGCTGGCCAACATCCGGAAAAGAGGCCGTGCCTATGAGCAGGAAATTCCGGCCGAATACCTCGAAAAGATCAACAAAGGTTACCTCGATTTTATTAAGTCGCAGCAGGGAATGAACATCCTCGTCATCGATGTTTCGAAACTCGATTTTGTCAAAAACCAGAAGGACTATCTTTTTATCCTAGACGAAATCCGGAAAAAAGTACTTAGCGCAACAAGCTGA
- a CDS encoding T9SS type B sorting domain-containing protein: MRKIAGWGVLLLMYGFLQAQNVAPVLHATGNQEYCPGSALPIVTSMTITDPDDTATDAIYIQISQGYVQGQDVLSLTGTHPGIVPSWDPLAGKLTLKNPAGTPVSYTDFIAAIEDVVFTNSAANVSGTRVFSITVGQANYLPSTQHYYQYVPNLGITWSSALTAAAASTYYGLQGYLATILSADEAQLCGEQSSGAGWIGGSDSGQEGLWKWMTGPEAGTVFWDNGPATGFFFWNNGEPNNLGDEDYAHITAPGVGVPGSWNDLSNTGDVSGNYQPKGYIVEYGGMPGDPVLQISTTSSLYVPSISDTTGATVCGSGSALLKAETNDGTIGWFAAPTGGVRLGTGPQFTTPVVSATTQFYADPFNGTCPGATRTPVTLTVLQVPQVTVLDPGRSCGDPVQLEASSNVGFIRWYDAPTGGTLVGNGPYFTTPALTQTTTYYLEADNDGCISPTRVSVTLPVYQKPVVADDTFTICPGDTLVLDAGVSNVSYQWSPTNETTRTINVTEGGVYSVTVTTPQPEGCSAVATFTVTEFVPPVISEIVLDGLTATVVMAQPGDFEYSLDGTTFSDSPVLQLPESGLYTAYVREKNQCGNDKKEFVIGMIPPYFTPNGDGRNDYWSIRGGLKYPGFQLSVFDRYGKLITTLSGANRNWDGTYNGRPAPAGDYWFVLKLDPTTADIRGHFSLLR; this comes from the coding sequence ATGAGAAAAATTGCGGGATGGGGCGTACTGCTCCTGATGTATGGGTTCCTTCAGGCACAGAATGTAGCACCGGTGTTGCACGCTACGGGCAATCAGGAGTATTGTCCAGGCAGCGCCTTGCCCATCGTCACCAGCATGACCATTACCGATCCGGATGATACCGCCACCGACGCGATTTACATCCAGATTTCGCAGGGATATGTGCAAGGACAGGACGTGCTGTCGCTTACCGGAACCCACCCGGGGATCGTACCCTCATGGGATCCGCTTGCGGGGAAACTTACCTTGAAGAACCCGGCAGGCACGCCTGTATCGTATACCGACTTCATCGCGGCCATCGAGGATGTGGTCTTTACCAACTCCGCCGCCAATGTCTCGGGCACCCGCGTGTTTTCCATCACAGTAGGACAGGCAAATTACCTTCCGTCTACACAACATTATTACCAATACGTTCCCAACCTGGGCATTACCTGGTCATCCGCCCTTACCGCCGCTGCCGCCAGCACGTATTATGGGTTGCAGGGCTATCTCGCTACGATCCTCTCGGCAGATGAAGCGCAACTCTGCGGCGAACAATCGTCGGGCGCGGGCTGGATTGGTGGAAGCGACTCGGGCCAGGAAGGGCTCTGGAAGTGGATGACCGGCCCTGAAGCGGGAACTGTGTTCTGGGACAACGGCCCGGCTACGGGTTTCTTCTTCTGGAACAACGGCGAACCCAACAATCTCGGTGACGAGGATTATGCACACATTACAGCACCCGGTGTGGGCGTACCGGGCTCATGGAACGACCTTTCCAACACGGGGGACGTGAGCGGCAATTACCAGCCAAAAGGATATATTGTGGAATATGGTGGAATGCCGGGCGATCCGGTGTTGCAGATATCCACCACTTCAAGTCTCTACGTACCCTCGATTTCCGACACTACCGGCGCCACGGTCTGCGGCTCAGGAAGTGCGTTGCTAAAAGCCGAAACCAATGACGGCACAATCGGATGGTTTGCGGCGCCGACCGGTGGCGTACGCTTAGGAACGGGTCCACAATTTACAACGCCCGTTGTTTCGGCTACCACCCAGTTTTATGCCGATCCGTTCAACGGAACCTGTCCCGGCGCTACCCGCACGCCGGTTACCCTCACCGTATTGCAGGTGCCGCAAGTTACCGTTTTGGATCCAGGCCGCTCCTGTGGTGATCCGGTGCAACTCGAAGCCAGCAGCAATGTCGGTTTCATTCGTTGGTACGATGCGCCGACCGGTGGCACCCTTGTGGGTAACGGACCCTATTTTACCACACCTGCCCTTACCCAAACGACGACCTATTACCTCGAAGCCGACAATGACGGCTGTATCTCGCCCACACGGGTTTCGGTGACCCTGCCGGTGTACCAAAAACCGGTGGTAGCAGACGATACGTTTACCATTTGTCCCGGCGATACGCTCGTGCTCGATGCGGGCGTGTCGAATGTGAGCTACCAGTGGTCACCTACAAACGAGACGACACGTACGATCAACGTCACCGAAGGGGGCGTATATTCCGTAACGGTCACTACGCCACAGCCTGAAGGTTGCAGCGCAGTGGCGACGTTTACGGTAACCGAGTTTGTGCCGCCGGTGATTTCAGAGATTGTCCTGGATGGCCTTACGGCGACGGTGGTGATGGCGCAGCCCGGTGACTTTGAATATTCATTGGATGGGACGACCTTTTCCGATTCGCCCGTACTCCAGCTACCCGAATCCGGATTGTACACCGCCTATGTGCGGGAGAAGAACCAATGCGGAAACGACAAGAAGGAATTCGTAATAGGAATGATCCCGCCGTATTTCACTCCAAATGGCGACGGACGAAACGATTATTGGTCTATTCGGGGTGGACTCAAATACCCAGGATTCCAGTTATCGGTTTTTGATCGCTACGGGAAGCTGATAACGACGCTCTCAGGCGCGAACCGCAATTGGGACGGAACGTATAACGGAAGACCTGCACCCGCGGGAGACTACTGGTTCGTTCTTAAACTCGATCCCACCACCGCCGATATCCGCGGACATTTCAGCTTGTTGCGCTAA
- a CDS encoding DUF1508 domain-containing protein, with amino-acid sequence MGAFVISTKLNGDYKFEFTSRKGKVILSSLGYESKEACEAGIARLAQQLEQTQFETAKAAGGKFLFRIVLDGEVLATSRKFTTELLLQKACDEVRKTAPLAETLDFSNTSLLFPG; translated from the coding sequence ATGGGCGCGTTTGTCATTAGCACCAAACTAAACGGAGACTACAAATTCGAATTTACGTCGCGGAAAGGAAAAGTGATCCTGAGTAGCCTCGGATACGAATCGAAAGAGGCGTGCGAAGCGGGTATTGCGCGGCTGGCGCAGCAGTTGGAGCAAACCCAATTTGAAACGGCGAAGGCGGCCGGCGGAAAGTTCCTATTTCGCATTGTGCTCGACGGCGAGGTCCTGGCAACAAGCCGTAAGTTCACTACTGAGTTGCTTTTACAAAAAGCCTGCGACGAAGTACGCAAGACGGCGCCACTTGCCGAAACGCTCGACTTTTCAAACACCTCCCTTCTTTTCCCTGGGTAA
- the sppA gene encoding signal peptide peptidase SppA: MKFLSNVLATIVGLFVFSVLSFFMFLLVAAVAGGGKESTEVKDDSVIELDLADISNDYAGKYSDPWVESLSGKSRVGVMDVVKAIRAAGEDDQIKGISILNNTSDLGIAQAKALRDALADFRKSKKFVLSYSNAYSQKEYYIGSVADTVYLNPVGEMDFRGLSTELMFFKDLQEKSGIRMEVIRHGKYKSAVEPFLENKMSDANREQLTALLGGIWSGILNDISKSRHIPVSQLNAIADGLLARTPEMAKNQKLVDRVAYEDQYHDAIRKALKVEKDKNYNSVKIADYAKNVATTPDEGLGSDRIAVIYAQGEIKSGEGDVTYIGEGSMRRALKEARENKRIKAVVLRVDSPGGSALTSDLIWREIELTKKKKPVIVSMGNLAASGGYYISCGADQIFAEEGTITGSIGVFGVLPNVKGLSDKMGIHAETVSTNVNAATYSPFRPLDDTTRKTLTESVEYIYSTFVGRVAKGRHMTPAQVDSIGQGRVWSGKDALRIGLVDKIGGLDAALAEAAKRAKITKYRTMNFPEYKKELGDVLAELMPFASTRESIMKEELGEANYRILQQWREAMGQKGVQARLPYDIRLN, from the coding sequence ATGAAGTTTCTGTCAAATGTTTTAGCCACGATTGTGGGGCTTTTCGTTTTTTCTGTACTTTCTTTTTTCATGTTCCTGCTCGTGGCGGCTGTGGCCGGTGGCGGGAAAGAGTCGACTGAAGTGAAGGACGATTCGGTCATCGAACTGGATCTGGCCGATATCTCCAATGACTACGCCGGCAAGTACTCTGACCCCTGGGTAGAATCACTGTCGGGGAAGAGCCGTGTGGGGGTGATGGATGTGGTAAAAGCCATCCGGGCAGCAGGAGAAGACGACCAGATAAAAGGGATTTCCATCCTCAACAACACCTCCGACCTCGGGATCGCCCAGGCCAAGGCCCTTCGCGACGCGCTGGCCGATTTCCGCAAATCGAAGAAGTTCGTTTTGTCGTATAGCAATGCGTATTCCCAAAAAGAATACTACATCGGTTCTGTTGCCGACACCGTCTACCTGAACCCGGTCGGCGAGATGGATTTCCGTGGACTGTCTACCGAACTGATGTTCTTCAAAGACCTTCAGGAGAAGTCGGGCATCCGTATGGAAGTCATCCGTCACGGTAAATACAAATCGGCCGTAGAGCCCTTCCTTGAAAACAAAATGAGCGACGCCAACCGCGAGCAACTCACCGCACTTTTGGGTGGGATTTGGTCTGGTATCCTGAACGATATCTCTAAAAGCCGCCATATTCCGGTTTCCCAGTTGAATGCTATTGCCGACGGACTCCTCGCCCGTACGCCCGAGATGGCAAAAAACCAGAAGCTGGTCGATCGCGTTGCGTATGAAGACCAATACCACGATGCCATTCGTAAGGCATTGAAGGTGGAAAAAGACAAAAACTACAACAGCGTCAAAATCGCCGATTATGCAAAGAATGTGGCTACCACTCCGGATGAAGGCCTGGGCAGTGACCGCATCGCTGTCATTTATGCGCAGGGTGAGATCAAATCGGGTGAAGGCGACGTGACCTATATTGGCGAGGGTTCGATGCGCCGTGCCCTGAAAGAGGCACGCGAGAACAAACGCATCAAGGCGGTGGTATTGCGCGTCGATAGTCCGGGTGGAAGCGCCCTTACGTCTGACCTGATCTGGAGGGAGATCGAACTGACGAAAAAGAAAAAGCCGGTTATCGTGTCGATGGGGAACCTCGCGGCCTCCGGCGGGTATTATATTTCCTGCGGGGCCGACCAGATTTTTGCGGAAGAAGGTACCATCACCGGTTCCATCGGTGTGTTTGGCGTATTGCCGAACGTCAAGGGACTCAGCGACAAGATGGGCATCCATGCGGAAACCGTCAGTACCAATGTCAATGCGGCTACGTACAGTCCGTTTCGTCCGCTTGACGACACCACACGTAAAACACTTACCGAAAGCGTCGAGTATATCTACAGCACCTTCGTAGGTCGTGTAGCCAAAGGACGCCACATGACGCCGGCCCAGGTCGATTCAATCGGGCAGGGGCGGGTTTGGTCAGGAAAAGACGCCCTTCGAATTGGGTTGGTCGATAAAATCGGCGGACTTGATGCGGCGCTGGCAGAAGCAGCCAAACGGGCGAAGATCACGAAATACCGGACGATGAATTTCCCGGAGTATAAGAAAGAACTGGGCGATGTATTGGCAGAACTCATGCCGTTTGCCAGCACGCGCGAGAGCATTATGAAGGAAGAGTTAGGCGAAGCGAACTACCGCATCCTGCAACAGTGGCGGGAAGCGATGGGCCAGAAAGGCGTACAGGCCCGATTGCCGTACGACATCCGCCTGAACTAA
- a CDS encoding S46 family peptidase — protein MKVLFRLLLLFVTVSVSAQQGGMWIPSLLDGFNEKEMKSLGMKMSVKDIYDVNRSSLKDAVPQFDGGCTSEVISPKGLLLTNHHCGFDAIQSHSTVDHDYLTDGFWAYKMEDELPNPGMVVMFVVKIEDVTAQVLDGTAGLSEADKQKKIQENIAATTKSFPKEAWQENKIRTFYDGNQYILFVTETFRDIRLVGTPPSSIGKFGSDTDNWVWPRHTGDFSLFRIYAGKDNHPADYSADNVPYTPKHYLPVSMDGVKEGDFTMVLGYPGRTTEYLPSVAVAQIVNDLDPAKIEVRDKALKVVDGFMRKDNAIKIQYAAKYASIANYWKKWQGEVLGLKKSDAVKKKQQQEAAFTQRLTEKGKQAEYGNLLPDLAKNYAEFAPYALARDYFTEIALRNTELLSVAYKMYQLEQLLNTKGEAAFEARRTELTTGLGEFYKDFNPEVDRNVAAQLMQLYLTKYPKAFLPAGMENVNANDLVADVYSRSQLTSFDGAKKLLEGTSKEVLEKLHADPAFAVLAKMADSYVKQVAPKYEEINLRIIGLQRTYMKAQIEMNEGRKLFPDANSTLRVTYGKVKGYEPRDAVSYGAMTYLDGVIEKYIPGDYEFDVPKKLLELYERKDYGPYGVKGKMPVAFIGTNHTTGGNSGSPAVDARGNLIGLNFDRVWEGTMSDVYYDPSICRNIMVDIRYVLFIIDKFAGAKNLIDEMKLVHPK, from the coding sequence ATGAAAGTACTGTTTCGTTTATTACTGCTTTTTGTTACCGTTTCCGTCAGCGCCCAACAGGGTGGCATGTGGATTCCGTCATTGCTTGACGGTTTCAACGAAAAGGAAATGAAATCGCTCGGCATGAAAATGTCGGTCAAAGACATTTATGACGTCAATCGTTCCAGCCTCAAAGACGCGGTGCCCCAATTTGATGGAGGCTGTACGTCGGAGGTGATTTCTCCAAAGGGACTGCTGCTCACCAACCACCACTGCGGTTTCGACGCAATCCAGTCGCACTCGACGGTCGACCACGATTACCTCACCGATGGCTTTTGGGCGTATAAAATGGAAGACGAGTTGCCGAACCCCGGCATGGTCGTGATGTTCGTAGTAAAAATCGAAGATGTCACTGCGCAGGTGCTGGACGGTACCGCCGGATTGAGTGAGGCGGATAAGCAGAAGAAAATCCAGGAGAACATCGCGGCTACGACCAAGAGTTTCCCTAAGGAAGCGTGGCAGGAAAACAAGATCCGCACGTTTTACGATGGCAACCAATACATCCTCTTCGTAACCGAGACCTTCCGCGACATCCGGTTGGTCGGCACGCCGCCTTCATCGATTGGGAAGTTCGGATCCGACACCGATAACTGGGTGTGGCCGCGGCATACAGGCGATTTTTCGCTGTTCCGGATTTATGCAGGAAAAGACAACCATCCGGCGGACTATTCGGCGGATAATGTTCCGTATACCCCCAAACACTACCTGCCGGTATCGATGGACGGTGTGAAAGAGGGCGATTTCACCATGGTGCTCGGTTATCCGGGGCGCACCACCGAGTACCTCCCTTCCGTAGCAGTCGCCCAGATCGTAAACGACCTAGATCCAGCCAAGATCGAAGTGCGCGACAAGGCATTGAAAGTAGTCGATGGGTTCATGCGAAAAGACAACGCCATCAAGATACAGTATGCGGCGAAGTACGCGTCGATTGCCAACTATTGGAAGAAATGGCAGGGCGAGGTGCTCGGACTTAAGAAGTCGGATGCCGTAAAAAAGAAGCAGCAACAGGAGGCGGCGTTTACCCAGCGTTTGACAGAGAAAGGCAAACAGGCGGAATATGGCAACCTGCTGCCGGATCTTGCCAAGAATTATGCGGAATTTGCACCGTATGCATTGGCGCGGGATTACTTTACGGAAATCGCGCTTCGCAATACCGAATTGCTGAGTGTGGCCTATAAGATGTACCAGCTTGAGCAGTTGCTGAACACCAAGGGTGAAGCGGCCTTTGAGGCGCGACGCACCGAGTTGACGACCGGACTGGGTGAATTCTATAAAGATTTCAATCCGGAAGTAGACCGGAACGTAGCCGCGCAGTTGATGCAATTGTACCTGACCAAATATCCAAAGGCCTTTCTTCCGGCCGGAATGGAGAACGTAAATGCAAATGACCTGGTAGCGGATGTCTATTCGCGTTCGCAATTGACGAGCTTTGACGGAGCCAAGAAACTGTTGGAGGGTACGTCGAAAGAAGTGTTGGAAAAACTGCATGCTGACCCTGCATTCGCCGTCCTGGCGAAAATGGCGGATAGTTATGTGAAGCAGGTAGCGCCTAAATATGAGGAAATCAACCTGCGGATCATCGGCCTGCAGCGCACCTATATGAAGGCGCAGATCGAAATGAACGAAGGGAGGAAACTCTTCCCGGATGCCAACAGCACCCTCCGCGTCACGTATGGGAAAGTCAAAGGGTATGAGCCGAGGGATGCCGTTTCCTATGGCGCGATGACCTATTTGGATGGCGTCATCGAAAAGTATATTCCGGGGGATTATGAGTTTGATGTGCCGAAGAAGCTACTTGAGTTATACGAACGCAAAGACTACGGTCCGTATGGAGTGAAAGGGAAGATGCCTGTTGCCTTTATAGGCACGAACCACACCACCGGCGGAAACTCCGGAAGTCCGGCCGTCGACGCCCGTGGTAACCTGATTGGACTGAACTTTGACCGGGTTTGGGAAGGCACGATGAGTGATGTGTATTATGACCCCTCTATTTGCCGGAATATCATGGTGGATATCCGCTATGTGCTCTTCATCATCGATAAATTTGCGGGAGCAAAAAATTTAATTGATGAAATGAAGTTGGTGCATCCAAAATAA